From one Catenuloplanes nepalensis genomic stretch:
- a CDS encoding type II secretion system F family protein, protein MAATRTFDYSSVDATGKRSKGKIDASNEAAAAQLLRQRGIVPLSIAEAGQGLQKELSIPGLSGRVTLKDLSVFSRQFATLTASGMSLLRTLAVLEDQTAKAPLRKALGEIRSDVSAGVALSAAMGRHDRIFPTLMIAMIRAGEAGGFMDQALERIAVNFEKDAVLRGKIKSALTYPAIVLGFSFVLIAGVLKFIVPVFEKMFRDLGGDLPLPTKIIVNASHSLPWSAPLFLVLVIGGTIGVQQGLRRSPEFRLWFDRAKLRLPVFGSLQRKIAISRFSRNLGTLLSSGVPMLQALDVVGATTGNAVIAHAMKDVQDSIRDGQPMSSPLAKHSVFPQMVTQMIEVGEESGQISQMLGKIADFYDREVDTAAESLTASIEPLMVLFMGITVGSMVVCLYLPMFTVYQNIGGTS, encoded by the coding sequence GTGGCAGCCACGAGAACCTTCGACTACAGCAGCGTCGACGCCACCGGCAAACGCAGCAAGGGCAAGATCGACGCCTCCAACGAGGCGGCGGCGGCCCAGCTGCTGCGCCAGCGCGGCATCGTGCCGCTCTCCATCGCGGAGGCCGGCCAGGGGCTCCAGAAGGAGCTGAGCATCCCCGGCCTGAGCGGCCGGGTGACGCTCAAGGACCTGTCCGTGTTCTCCCGTCAGTTCGCGACGCTGACCGCGTCCGGCATGTCGCTGCTGCGCACGCTGGCGGTGCTGGAGGACCAGACGGCCAAGGCGCCGCTGCGCAAGGCGCTCGGCGAGATCCGCAGTGACGTCTCGGCGGGTGTGGCGCTCTCCGCGGCCATGGGCCGGCACGACCGGATCTTCCCGACGCTCATGATCGCGATGATCCGCGCCGGCGAGGCCGGCGGCTTCATGGACCAGGCGCTGGAGCGGATCGCGGTCAACTTCGAGAAGGACGCGGTCCTGCGCGGGAAGATCAAGAGTGCGCTGACGTACCCGGCCATCGTGCTGGGCTTCAGCTTCGTCCTGATCGCCGGCGTCCTGAAGTTCATCGTGCCGGTCTTCGAGAAGATGTTCCGGGACCTCGGCGGCGACCTGCCGTTGCCTACCAAGATCATCGTCAACGCGAGCCACAGCCTGCCCTGGTCCGCACCGTTGTTCCTGGTGCTCGTGATCGGCGGCACGATCGGGGTCCAGCAGGGGCTGCGGCGCAGCCCCGAGTTCCGGCTCTGGTTCGACCGCGCGAAACTGCGGCTGCCGGTCTTCGGCAGCCTGCAGCGGAAGATCGCGATCAGCCGGTTCTCCCGGAACCTCGGCACGCTGCTGTCCTCCGGCGTACCCATGCTGCAGGCGCTCGACGTGGTCGGCGCCACCACCGGCAACGCCGTGATCGCGCACGCCATGAAGGACGTCCAGGACTCGATCCGGGACGGCCAGCCGATGTCCTCGCCGCTCGCCAAGCACTCCGTCTTTCCGCAGATGGTCACACAGATGATCGAGGTCGGCGAAGAGAGTGGCCAAATCAGTCAGATGCTCGGAAAGATTGCCGACTTTTATGACCGCGAGGTCGACACGGCGGCCGAAAGCCTGACCGCCTCGATCGAGCCTCTGATGGTGCTCTTCATGGGCATCACGGTCGGATCGATGGTCGTCTGCCTCTACCTGCCGATGTTCACGGTCTACCAGAACATCGGCGGCACCTCCTGA
- a CDS encoding type IV pilus twitching motility protein PilT, with protein sequence MIVEQTLDDLVAGGDRNDNRDSLDAMLQSLIEAQGSDLHLTVGAPPTIRVHGALSYLPDYERMSQIDVAMLARAATSDTQWEAFRDSSELDFAYSVPHIGRFRVNLYQQRGSVGAAFRAIAQRIRPLDELGVPDAVGRFASLHRGLVLVTGPTGSGKTTTLAALLDLANRTRSSHIVTIEDPIEFLHPHKKSLVNQREVGADTKDFSTALKHALRQDPDIILVGELRDLETTQTALTAAETGHLVLATLHTQSATQTIDRIIDIFPPHQQQQIRAQLSMALQGVVTQALCARADGTGRTIITEIMTATPAIRSLIREGKTHQIPSFMQAGSADGMLSFDQHLADRVRHQVITIEQALDLCHSAEELRRLTGRM encoded by the coding sequence GTGATCGTAGAGCAGACGCTCGACGACCTGGTGGCGGGCGGTGACCGGAATGACAACCGGGATTCCCTGGACGCCATGCTTCAGTCGCTGATCGAGGCGCAGGGCTCGGATCTGCACCTGACCGTCGGTGCCCCACCGACGATCCGGGTGCACGGTGCGCTCAGTTACCTGCCCGACTACGAGCGGATGAGTCAGATCGACGTGGCGATGCTGGCCCGGGCGGCCACCAGCGACACCCAGTGGGAGGCCTTCCGGGACAGCAGCGAGCTGGACTTCGCGTACAGCGTGCCGCACATCGGGCGGTTCCGGGTCAACCTGTACCAGCAGCGCGGCTCGGTCGGCGCGGCCTTCCGGGCCATCGCGCAGCGGATCCGCCCGCTGGACGAGCTGGGCGTGCCGGACGCGGTCGGCCGTTTCGCGTCGCTGCACCGCGGGCTGGTGCTGGTCACCGGCCCGACCGGCTCCGGCAAGACGACCACGCTCGCCGCGCTGCTCGACCTCGCCAACCGGACCCGCTCGTCGCACATCGTGACGATCGAGGACCCGATCGAGTTCCTGCACCCGCACAAGAAGAGCCTGGTCAACCAGCGCGAGGTGGGTGCGGACACGAAGGACTTCTCGACCGCGCTGAAGCACGCGCTGCGGCAGGATCCGGACATCATCCTGGTGGGTGAGCTCCGCGACCTGGAGACCACGCAGACCGCGCTGACCGCGGCCGAGACCGGTCACCTGGTGCTGGCGACGCTGCACACGCAGAGCGCCACCCAGACCATCGACCGCATCATCGACATCTTCCCGCCGCACCAGCAGCAGCAGATCCGCGCGCAGCTGTCGATGGCCCTGCAGGGCGTGGTCACCCAGGCGCTGTGCGCCCGGGCGGACGGCACCGGCCGGACCATCATCACCGAGATCATGACGGCGACGCCGGCCATCCGGTCGCTGATCCGCGAGGGCAAGACCCACCAGATCCCGTCCTTCATGCAGGCCGGCAGCGCCGACGGCATGTTGTCGTTCGACCAGCACCTGGCCGACCGGGTACGGCATCAGGTGATCACGATCGAGCAGGCCCTCGACCTCTGCCATTCGGCGGAGGAACTCCGCCGCCTCACCGGACGGATGTGA
- a CDS encoding GspE/PulE family protein, whose product MDQTFRPLMDALKRRGVDPQMVDYAAVEAERSGRSMRAVLINDQIVTEQELTAAAADAYGVQTVDLVGYPIEQAALQKIPLSVVQRHRVIGITIEGDELTVGVTDPADVVALDDVRAATGMVIRPVVVARTEVRKIIEKLQREGSELGDMAESLRLEQPSSMTAVTQGDEDAPIVRYVNSLIEQAIQNRASDLHLEPSETDLRVRYRIDGVLHEVDTVPQAVQSALISRLKIMSNVDITERRIPQNGRITMQLSNRKVDLRAATLPTVWGEKIVLRVLDTGGINLDLAGFGFTEDNYERFSASFGKPHGMLLVTGPTGSGKSTTLYATLAKISKPTVNIITVEDPVEYRLPGINQVQVNVKAGLTFAAVLPAILRSDPDVVLIGEIRDPITAQFAVEAALTGHLVLSTLHTNDAPSAIVRLTEMGIEPFLVGSSVDCVLAQRLARRLCDWCKTEYYPPDAELQAARWPFDQWDPPAQLWKPVGCRSCAGTGYKGRLAVHEVMPVTEEIEKLAVKRAPASDIHAVAQAQGMFDLRIDGLLKAANGQTSISEVLRVAI is encoded by the coding sequence ATGGACCAGACCTTCCGTCCGCTGATGGACGCGCTCAAGCGGCGTGGCGTCGACCCGCAGATGGTCGACTACGCCGCGGTGGAGGCGGAGCGCAGCGGGCGCTCGATGCGCGCGGTGCTGATCAACGACCAGATCGTCACCGAGCAGGAGCTGACCGCCGCCGCGGCCGACGCCTACGGCGTCCAGACCGTGGACCTGGTCGGCTACCCGATCGAGCAGGCGGCGCTGCAGAAGATCCCGCTGTCGGTGGTCCAGCGGCACCGCGTCATCGGCATCACGATCGAGGGCGACGAGCTCACGGTCGGCGTCACCGACCCGGCCGACGTGGTCGCGCTGGACGACGTGCGCGCCGCCACCGGCATGGTCATCCGGCCGGTCGTGGTCGCGCGCACCGAGGTCCGCAAGATCATTGAGAAGCTGCAGCGCGAGGGGAGCGAGCTCGGCGACATGGCCGAGTCGCTGCGCCTCGAGCAGCCCTCGTCGATGACCGCGGTTACCCAGGGTGACGAGGACGCGCCGATCGTCCGGTACGTCAACTCGCTGATCGAACAGGCCATCCAGAACCGCGCGTCCGACCTGCACCTCGAACCCAGCGAGACCGACCTGCGGGTCCGCTACCGCATCGACGGCGTGCTGCACGAGGTCGACACCGTGCCGCAGGCCGTGCAGAGCGCGCTGATCTCCCGGTTGAAGATCATGTCGAACGTCGACATCACCGAGCGTCGCATCCCGCAGAACGGCCGGATCACGATGCAGCTCAGCAACCGCAAGGTCGACCTGCGCGCCGCCACGCTTCCCACGGTCTGGGGCGAGAAGATCGTCCTCCGCGTGCTCGACACCGGCGGCATCAACCTCGACCTGGCCGGATTCGGCTTCACCGAGGACAACTACGAGCGCTTCTCCGCGTCGTTCGGCAAGCCGCACGGCATGCTCCTGGTCACCGGCCCGACCGGTTCCGGAAAATCCACCACGCTGTACGCCACGCTCGCGAAGATCAGCAAGCCGACCGTCAACATCATCACGGTCGAGGACCCGGTGGAGTACCGGCTGCCCGGCATCAACCAGGTCCAGGTCAACGTCAAGGCCGGCCTGACGTTCGCGGCCGTGCTCCCGGCCATCCTGCGCTCCGACCCGGACGTCGTGCTCATCGGTGAGATCCGCGACCCGATCACCGCGCAGTTCGCGGTCGAGGCCGCGCTCACCGGCCACCTCGTGCTCTCCACGCTGCACACCAACGATGCGCCCAGCGCCATCGTCCGCCTCACCGAGATGGGCATCGAGCCGTTCCTGGTCGGCTCCTCCGTCGACTGCGTACTCGCCCAGCGCCTCGCCCGCCGCCTCTGCGACTGGTGCAAGACCGAGTACTACCCGCCCGACGCCGAACTCCAGGCGGCCCGGTGGCCCTTCGACCAGTGGGACCCGCCCGCCCAGCTGTGGAAACCGGTCGGCTGCCGAAGTTGCGCCGGCACCGGTTACAAGGGCAGGCTCGCGGTCCACGAGGTCATGCCGGTCACCGAGGAGATCGAGAAGCTCGCGGTCAAGCGCGCCCCGGCCAGCGACATCCACGCCGTGGCCCAGGCCCAGGGCATGTTCGACCTCCGCATCGACGGCCTTCTCAAGGCTGCCAACGGCCAGACCTCCATCTCCGAGGTTCTCCGTGTCGCCATCTGA
- a CDS encoding putative bifunctional diguanylate cyclase/phosphodiesterase: protein MRFESIDDDYQVEHWTRQIRMGCWIAIVISAVGAVRVYLDWPEPAHWLVFVTGAAALVQIGLLGLPWARIVRRRYARELLFAWWLLEMPLLYLFARGDEAALAIFPAGAMVIMVTAAVLYPPSAVLTLGALSTGAFLTLAYGRPEAEPTMVVGLVAVLVAVVATSVLTAQSRLRQDARRTAAEGRTEALLENASDLVLAVGADGEVTYASPSARELLGRDPAWLTGERLSQMTHPEDLPLAREFMAALFAAEPGHTGRIEVRLRHGDGTWVYAEAIGVNRLRDPNLRAAVLSIRDVGARKYMEAELTRQAFTDSLTGLPNRALFRDRVTHAAARHRRESGRITLMLIDLDDFKLVNDGLGHTAGDQLLRVIAQRLSAQLRPADTLARLGGDEFAVLVEDLTEIEAAELADRLVRAVREPVTLGVRDVICTASIGISVIKAGTHDLGEADELLRDADLAMYAAKAAGRDGYQVFDPARHADVLAEAEQRAALERALLEEQFVVHYQPIVDLPARELIGFEALVRWNHPEAGLVGPLTFIPLAEATGLIVPLGRWVLDQACRQLAAWTAEYPEAARLRMSVNLSPRQFQHSGLVAEVAGIIERTGVPAGKLVLEITESLLMKDTEATVRTLEALKALGVRLAVDDFGTGYSSLSYLKRFPVDILKIDRSFVDGITADSGDATLAEAVVQLGRTLRLQTVAEGIETADQWSTLRELGCEYGQGYLFARPVAADEIMPLIRSRPTGLADPITE, encoded by the coding sequence ATGAGGTTCGAGTCCATCGACGACGATTACCAGGTCGAGCACTGGACCCGGCAGATCCGGATGGGCTGCTGGATCGCCATCGTGATCTCGGCGGTGGGCGCGGTGCGGGTCTACCTGGACTGGCCCGAGCCCGCGCACTGGCTGGTCTTCGTGACCGGCGCGGCCGCGCTCGTCCAGATCGGGCTGCTCGGCCTGCCCTGGGCCCGGATAGTCCGCCGCCGGTACGCCCGCGAGCTGCTGTTCGCGTGGTGGCTGCTCGAAATGCCACTGCTCTACCTGTTCGCCCGGGGTGACGAGGCCGCGCTTGCGATCTTCCCGGCCGGTGCCATGGTGATCATGGTGACCGCGGCCGTGCTCTACCCGCCGAGTGCGGTGCTCACGCTCGGCGCGCTCTCCACCGGCGCGTTCCTGACGCTCGCATACGGGCGGCCCGAGGCCGAGCCGACCATGGTTGTCGGCCTGGTCGCGGTGCTGGTCGCGGTGGTCGCCACGTCCGTGTTGACCGCGCAGAGCCGGCTGCGCCAGGACGCGCGCCGCACGGCCGCGGAGGGCCGCACCGAGGCGCTGCTGGAGAACGCGTCCGACCTGGTGCTGGCCGTCGGCGCGGACGGCGAGGTCACGTACGCCAGCCCGTCCGCCCGTGAGCTGCTCGGCCGTGACCCGGCCTGGCTGACCGGCGAGCGGCTCAGCCAGATGACCCACCCGGAGGACCTGCCGCTGGCACGCGAGTTCATGGCCGCGCTGTTCGCGGCCGAGCCCGGGCACACCGGCCGGATCGAGGTGCGGCTGCGGCACGGCGACGGCACCTGGGTCTACGCGGAGGCGATCGGCGTCAACCGGCTCCGCGACCCGAACCTCAGGGCGGCCGTGCTCAGCATCCGCGACGTGGGTGCGCGCAAGTACATGGAGGCGGAGCTGACCCGGCAGGCGTTCACCGACTCGCTGACCGGGCTGCCGAACCGCGCGCTCTTCCGCGACCGGGTCACCCACGCGGCCGCGCGGCACCGCCGCGAGTCCGGCCGGATCACCCTCATGCTGATCGACCTGGACGACTTCAAGCTGGTCAACGACGGTCTCGGGCACACCGCCGGCGATCAGTTGCTGCGCGTCATCGCGCAGCGGCTCTCCGCCCAGCTGCGCCCGGCGGACACGCTGGCCCGGCTCGGTGGCGACGAGTTCGCGGTGCTGGTCGAGGACCTGACCGAGATCGAGGCGGCCGAGCTGGCCGACCGGCTGGTCCGCGCGGTCCGCGAGCCGGTCACGCTCGGCGTCCGCGACGTCATCTGCACCGCCAGCATCGGCATCTCAGTGATCAAGGCGGGCACGCACGACCTGGGCGAAGCCGACGAGCTGCTGCGCGACGCCGACCTGGCGATGTACGCGGCGAAGGCGGCCGGCCGGGACGGCTACCAGGTCTTCGACCCGGCCCGGCACGCGGACGTGCTGGCCGAGGCGGAGCAGCGGGCCGCGCTGGAGCGCGCGCTGCTCGAGGAGCAGTTCGTGGTGCACTACCAGCCGATCGTGGATCTGCCCGCGCGCGAGCTGATCGGTTTCGAGGCGCTGGTGCGGTGGAACCACCCGGAGGCCGGGCTGGTCGGGCCGCTCACGTTCATCCCGCTGGCGGAGGCGACCGGGTTGATCGTGCCGCTCGGCCGCTGGGTGCTCGACCAGGCCTGCCGGCAGCTCGCCGCGTGGACCGCGGAGTACCCGGAGGCGGCGCGGCTGCGGATGAGCGTGAACCTCTCGCCCCGGCAGTTCCAGCACTCCGGGCTGGTGGCCGAGGTCGCGGGCATCATCGAGCGCACCGGCGTGCCGGCCGGCAAACTGGTTCTGGAGATCACCGAGTCGCTGCTGATGAAGGACACCGAGGCGACCGTCCGTACCCTCGAGGCCCTGAAAGCTCTTGGAGTGCGGCTCGCGGTCGACGACTTCGGCACCGGTTACTCCTCGCTCAGCTACCTCAAGCGGTTCCCGGTCGACATCCTCAAGATCGACCGTTCGTTCGTGGACGGGATCACCGCGGACTCCGGGGACGCCACGCTCGCCGAGGCGGTCGTGCAGCTCGGCCGCACGCTGCGGCTGCAGACCGTGGCCGAGGGCATCGAGACCGCCGACCAGTGGTCAACGCTGCGCGAGCTGGGCTGCGAGTACGGCCAGGGTTACCTCTTCGCCCGCCCGGTCGCGGCCGACGAGATCATGCCGTTGATCCGCTCACGCCCCACAGGGCTAGCTGACCCCATAACGGAGTAA
- a CDS encoding FAD-dependent oxidoreductase, whose protein sequence is MEEQRPLRVAVIGAGPAGIYAADILSKNHPTATVDVFDRLPTPYGLIRYGVAPDHPRIKEIINALHKVLDNPRIRFIGNVDYGVDVKLEELRPFYDALIFATGADKDRVLHIPGVDLPGSYGAADFVSWYDGHPDVPREWPLTATRVAVIGAGNVAVDVARVLAKTADELLETEIPENVYQGLLASPVTDVHLFSRRGPAQVKFTPMELRELDHSPNVDVIVHPEGIEFDEGSLEEMRKTRHVKMCVDILQNWAMRDPREDRKRRLHLHFLQAPAEILGDAETGVTGLRTETQELTGDGNVRGTGEFTDWDVQAVYRAIGYLSRPLADLPFDTRTGTVPHDAGRVLDLDGNHISGVYVTGWIKRGPVGLIGHTKGDANETIQSLLVDELPEATLREQDAVVAYLSRKGVRHTSWAGWQLLDAHEISLGEPHGRKRIKVVPRDEMITLSGH, encoded by the coding sequence ATGGAGGAGCAGCGCCCACTGCGGGTCGCCGTCATCGGCGCCGGTCCGGCCGGCATCTACGCGGCCGACATCCTGTCGAAGAACCACCCGACAGCGACCGTCGACGTCTTTGACCGGCTGCCCACGCCGTACGGCCTGATCCGTTACGGTGTCGCCCCCGACCACCCGCGGATCAAAGAGATCATCAACGCCCTGCACAAGGTGCTGGACAACCCGCGGATCCGGTTCATCGGCAACGTCGACTACGGCGTGGACGTCAAGCTGGAGGAGCTGCGCCCGTTCTACGACGCGCTGATCTTCGCGACCGGCGCGGACAAGGACCGGGTGCTGCACATCCCGGGCGTCGACCTGCCCGGCAGCTACGGCGCCGCGGACTTCGTCAGCTGGTACGACGGCCACCCGGACGTGCCGCGCGAGTGGCCGCTGACCGCCACCAGGGTCGCCGTGATCGGCGCCGGCAACGTGGCCGTCGACGTCGCCCGGGTGCTCGCCAAGACCGCGGACGAGCTGCTCGAGACCGAGATCCCGGAGAACGTCTACCAGGGCCTGCTGGCCAGCCCGGTGACGGACGTGCACCTGTTCTCCCGGCGTGGCCCGGCGCAGGTCAAGTTCACGCCGATGGAGCTGCGCGAGCTGGACCACTCCCCCAACGTCGACGTGATCGTGCACCCCGAGGGCATCGAGTTCGACGAGGGCAGCCTCGAGGAGATGCGCAAGACCCGGCACGTCAAGATGTGCGTGGACATCCTGCAGAACTGGGCGATGCGCGACCCGCGCGAGGATCGCAAGCGCCGCCTGCACCTGCACTTCCTGCAGGCGCCGGCCGAGATCCTGGGCGACGCCGAGACCGGCGTGACCGGGCTGCGCACCGAGACGCAGGAACTGACCGGCGACGGCAACGTGCGCGGCACCGGCGAGTTCACCGACTGGGACGTGCAGGCGGTCTACCGGGCCATCGGCTACCTCAGCCGGCCGCTGGCCGACCTGCCGTTCGACACCCGCACCGGCACGGTCCCGCACGACGCCGGCCGGGTCCTGGACCTGGACGGCAACCACATCTCCGGCGTGTACGTCACGGGCTGGATCAAGCGCGGCCCGGTCGGCCTGATCGGCCACACCAAGGGCGACGCGAACGAGACCATCCAGAGCCTGCTGGTGGACGAGCTGCCGGAGGCGACGCTGCGCGAACAGGACGCGGTCGTCGCGTACCTGTCGCGCAAGGGCGTCCGGCACACCAGCTGGGCCGGCTGGCAGCTGCTGGACGCGCACGAGATCAGCCTGGGCGAGCCGCACGGCCGCAAGCGGATCAAGGTCGTCCCGCGCGACGAGATGATCACCCTCAGCGGCCACTGA
- a CDS encoding adhesin: MFMVTGNAAKVIRRLAERERAPDGAGLRIAADPRAGELTVGLSPRPSRGDTVLQAGGAYLFLCPVALQALDDKALDATMTEDGDFDFVMADQPR; the protein is encoded by the coding sequence ATGTTCATGGTGACCGGGAACGCGGCGAAGGTGATCCGCCGGCTCGCGGAGCGCGAGCGGGCACCGGACGGTGCGGGGCTGCGGATCGCGGCCGACCCGCGGGCCGGCGAGCTGACCGTCGGGTTGTCGCCGCGGCCGAGCCGGGGCGACACGGTGCTGCAGGCGGGCGGCGCGTACCTGTTCCTCTGCCCGGTGGCGTTGCAGGCGCTGGACGACAAGGCGCTGGACGCCACGATGACGGAGGACGGCGACTTCGACTTCGTGATGGCCGACCAGCCGCGATGA
- a CDS encoding putative bifunctional diguanylate cyclase/phosphodiesterase, translating into MAQSGRRTLVPYLWLNLTLAVAAALWLAAHLTLVPDGPVAPGYAIGLCAIAITAVPLGRVGSFPDLSPDARRFWRGLRITAVLTTAGWAIAVVLIVLTPPPPGTAPRLPPLATGPIVAGVLAFLTVVLLLPLGTQSRAARLRYALDSTTAVLAGSMFVWHFVVEPLFLEDGPISDIALLAIAVACLLAGSVLTRLLLGGHSPVDRIAMYLVSGSGLLGAGAGFVTLTYGEQGKLGAAVLAVPVTALIMTGAAIRQAYAPDGSTPAREPGRVPFVVFPYVAVAAVNGLLLLVAHQDASADRQVRTVVAAAVATTGLVVLRQITVLRENTRLVAHLRAQEMRLQREATHDALTGLANRALFGSHLHAAVPGDDVPTVLLIDLDDFKTVNDTLGHAVGDRLLQAVAIALRQAAGDRGLPVRLGGDEFAVLLTGPAPAPSSAGLGDEVAKRLLAALDRPLLAGGHWLLAHVSIGAATARPGDRAEDVLRNADVAMYAAKIRGKARYVRYTDGMEQPVLAQMQTGGELRRALDENELVLFYQPIVDLESGRTIGVEALVRWRHPSRGLLLPGEFIPAAERTGLIVPLGRWALREACRQMIAWSAALGDAAPHKVGVNVSAHQLQDPSFPVEVTAALADSGLTADRLVLELTESAALRGTATTATLHALHDLGVKLALDDFGTGESSLSLLFAFPVAILKLDRSFVTGIELDTPAGLPDEARLAVPRAVQQMADALRLDTVAEGIENPAQALRLRQLGYTTAQGFHLSRPLAPEALAISLSRAAAPVGQQPA; encoded by the coding sequence TTGGCGCAGTCCGGCCGGCGCACGCTCGTGCCGTACCTCTGGCTCAACCTGACCCTGGCCGTCGCCGCCGCGCTATGGCTGGCCGCGCATCTCACGCTCGTCCCGGACGGCCCGGTCGCCCCCGGTTACGCGATCGGCCTCTGCGCGATCGCGATCACCGCCGTGCCGCTCGGCCGCGTCGGCTCGTTCCCCGACCTCAGCCCGGACGCCCGCCGCTTCTGGCGCGGCCTGCGCATCACCGCGGTGCTGACCACGGCCGGGTGGGCGATCGCGGTCGTGCTGATCGTGCTCACACCGCCGCCGCCCGGCACCGCGCCCCGGCTCCCGCCGCTCGCCACCGGGCCGATCGTCGCCGGCGTGCTCGCGTTCCTGACCGTGGTGCTGCTGCTGCCGCTCGGCACCCAGAGCCGCGCCGCCCGCCTGCGGTACGCGCTGGACAGCACCACCGCGGTGCTGGCCGGCTCGATGTTCGTCTGGCACTTCGTGGTCGAGCCGCTGTTCCTCGAGGACGGCCCGATCAGCGACATCGCGCTGCTGGCCATCGCGGTCGCGTGCCTGCTCGCCGGCTCCGTCCTGACCCGGCTGCTGCTCGGCGGCCACAGCCCGGTCGACCGGATCGCGATGTACCTCGTCTCCGGCTCCGGCCTGCTCGGCGCCGGCGCCGGCTTCGTCACGCTCACCTACGGGGAGCAGGGCAAACTCGGTGCGGCCGTGCTGGCGGTGCCGGTCACCGCGCTGATCATGACGGGCGCGGCGATCCGGCAGGCGTACGCGCCGGACGGTTCCACCCCGGCCCGCGAGCCCGGCCGCGTGCCGTTCGTTGTCTTCCCGTACGTCGCGGTCGCCGCCGTGAACGGCCTGCTCCTGCTGGTCGCGCACCAGGATGCGAGCGCGGACCGGCAGGTGCGGACGGTGGTCGCCGCGGCCGTCGCCACCACCGGGCTGGTGGTGCTGCGGCAGATCACCGTGCTGCGGGAGAACACCCGGCTGGTGGCGCACCTGCGCGCACAGGAGATGCGGCTGCAGCGCGAAGCCACCCACGACGCACTGACCGGGCTGGCCAACCGGGCGCTGTTCGGCTCGCACCTGCACGCCGCGGTTCCCGGCGACGACGTGCCGACCGTGCTGCTCATCGACCTCGACGACTTCAAGACGGTCAACGACACGCTCGGGCACGCGGTCGGCGACCGGCTGCTGCAGGCAGTCGCGATCGCTCTCCGCCAGGCCGCGGGCGACCGCGGCCTGCCGGTGCGGCTCGGCGGCGACGAGTTCGCGGTCCTGCTCACCGGGCCGGCTCCCGCCCCGAGCTCGGCCGGCCTCGGGGATGAGGTGGCCAAGCGGCTGCTCGCGGCGCTGGACCGGCCGTTGCTGGCCGGTGGGCACTGGCTGCTGGCGCACGTCAGCATCGGCGCCGCCACCGCCCGCCCCGGCGACCGGGCCGAAGACGTGCTCCGCAACGCGGACGTCGCCATGTACGCCGCCAAGATCCGCGGCAAGGCCCGCTACGTCCGCTACACCGACGGGATGGAACAGCCGGTCCTCGCCCAGATGCAGACCGGCGGAGAACTGCGGCGGGCACTCGACGAGAACGAGCTGGTGCTCTTCTACCAGCCGATCGTCGACCTGGAGAGCGGCCGCACCATCGGCGTCGAGGCGCTGGTGCGGTGGCGCCACCCCAGCCGCGGGCTCCTGCTGCCGGGCGAGTTCATCCCCGCGGCCGAACGCACCGGCCTGATCGTGCCACTCGGCCGCTGGGCCCTCCGCGAGGCATGCCGGCAGATGATCGCCTGGAGCGCCGCGCTCGGGGACGCCGCGCCCCACAAGGTCGGGGTGAACGTCTCCGCGCACCAACTCCAGGACCCGTCGTTCCCGGTCGAGGTCACGGCCGCGCTCGCGGACTCCGGGCTCACCGCCGACCGCCTCGTCCTCGAACTGACCGAATCCGCCGCCCTCCGCGGCACCGCCACAACGGCCACGCTGCACGCACTCCATGATCTCGGCGTCAAACTCGCGCTCGACGACTTCGGCACCGGCGAGTCCTCCCTCAGCCTGCTGTTCGCCTTCCCGGTGGCGATCCTCAAACTCGACCGATCGTTCGTGACCGGCATCGAACTCGACACCCCCGCGGGTCTACCCGACGAGGCCCGGCTGGCCGTTCCTCGCGCCGTCCAGCAGATGGCCGACGCCCTGCGACTGGACACGGTCGCGGAAGGCATCGAGAACCCGGCCCAGGCGCTCCGCCTCCGGCAACTGGGGTACACGACGGCGCAGGGCTTCCACCTGTCCCGCCCACTGGCTCCGGAAGCCCTGGCCATCTCCCTGTCGCGAGCCGCAGCACCGGTGGGGCAGCAGCCGGCCTGA